Proteins found in one Helicobacter sp. NHP19-003 genomic segment:
- a CDS encoding Do family serine endopeptidase, whose amino-acid sequence MRFIALSVALAVSLGAGSINIQTMPAVKNRVGADHNGSSTIYSFHNSVKEATKAVVNISTQKKIKSNFMGGGLFNDPFFQQFFGDLYNSVPKDRVERALGSGVIISKDGYIVTNNHVIDGADKISVTIPGSNKEFVATLVGKDADSDLAVIKINKDNLPTIQFADSGDLMVGDLVFAIGNPFGVGETVTQGIVSALNKTSIGINNYENFIQTDAAINPGNSGGALIDSRGGLVGINTAILSRTGGNHGVGFAIPSNTVQHIAVQLIKTGTIHRGYLGVGIQDVSSELQSSYNGQEGAVVISIEKDSPAKKAGLMIWDLIMQVNGKKVKNSAELRNLIGSMSPNQRVTIKYMRNKKEYTTSLVLTERKNPNRKETSTAHEGAHGQLSGLKVETLTPKLRKEARIPEEIHGVLVQEVKDNSKAQDLGFRAGDVIMQIENISVKSIEDFNHALSRYRNVPKRFLVFDPNRGYKQIVAK is encoded by the coding sequence ATGAGGTTTATAGCATTAAGTGTGGCTTTAGCCGTGAGTCTAGGGGCAGGGTCGATCAACATACAGACCATGCCCGCAGTGAAAAACCGTGTGGGAGCGGATCACAACGGGAGTAGCACGATCTACTCTTTCCACAACTCTGTGAAAGAGGCGACCAAGGCGGTGGTAAACATCTCCACCCAAAAGAAAATCAAAAGTAATTTTATGGGTGGGGGGCTGTTCAACGACCCCTTTTTCCAGCAATTCTTTGGTGATCTGTATAATTCTGTGCCCAAAGACAGGGTTGAGCGGGCATTGGGCAGTGGGGTCATCATCTCTAAAGATGGTTACATTGTTACGAATAACCATGTCATTGACGGGGCGGATAAAATCTCTGTAACGATCCCCGGGAGCAATAAAGAATTCGTGGCGACCTTAGTGGGCAAAGACGCAGACAGCGATTTGGCGGTGATTAAAATCAATAAAGACAATCTACCCACCATCCAATTTGCCGACAGCGGGGATTTAATGGTCGGGGATTTGGTCTTTGCGATCGGAAACCCCTTTGGTGTGGGCGAAACCGTGACTCAAGGGATCGTCTCAGCACTCAACAAAACAAGCATTGGGATCAACAACTACGAAAACTTCATCCAAACAGATGCCGCCATCAACCCGGGCAACTCGGGGGGGGCTTTGATCGATAGCAGAGGCGGCCTTGTGGGGATCAACACGGCAATTCTATCGCGCACAGGGGGCAACCACGGCGTGGGCTTTGCGATCCCCTCTAATACCGTGCAACACATCGCCGTCCAGCTCATCAAAACCGGTACCATCCACAGAGGTTATCTGGGCGTGGGCATCCAAGATGTGAGCTCCGAGTTGCAATCCAGCTACAACGGGCAAGAGGGGGCGGTGGTGATCAGCATTGAAAAAGATTCCCCTGCCAAAAAAGCGGGCTTGATGATTTGGGACTTGATCATGCAAGTCAATGGCAAAAAGGTAAAAAACTCTGCCGAGTTGCGTAATCTGATCGGATCTATGTCGCCCAACCAACGGGTTACTATTAAGTATATGCGCAACAAAAAAGAATACACCACAAGTCTAGTTTTGACCGAACGCAAAAACCCCAATAGAAAAGAAACCAGCACAGCACACGAGGGTGCACACGGACAACTGAGCGGCCTTAAAGTAGAAACCCTAACCCCCAAACTACGCAAAGAAGCCCGTATCCCCGAAGAAATCCATGGGGTTTTGGTGCAAGAGGTGAAAGACAACTCCAAAGCGCAAGATTTGGGCTTTAGAGCGGGCGATGTCATCATGCAAATTGAAAATATCAGTGTGAAAAGCATTGAGGACTTTAACCACGCTTTGAGTCGTTACAGAAATGTCCCCAAACGCTTTTTGGTCTTTGACCCCAACCGAGGATATAAACAAATCGTGGCGAAATAG
- a CDS encoding motility associated factor glycosyltransferase family protein, translating to MEGLIAEERMGACFAKNLEFFKARLPKLHAKLLAPPTLYNLLSDTGGVNVINLSDGSLLFACVEGQHQMFNAAKEWAKSPLTNPKWHLDDNQITPLSPLESLPLTNEGCQALLALSSTSNTYRLGLNFYPPTLFYGLAGGLCLALLLEQGAFFHALYLYEEHPDLWRISCYFVDYARLFKATPPSACVLSLGAIPSTLWQHVFLAKKITHSFLHLEFDPYKNDSTKAQAQNFRRVKRRALRGWGSFEDEMLGLANTLENLKTNPPIFQPKYLKAIDLPICVVGNGPSLDGLLPFLKENADKMVVFSCGTALGVLKKAGVAVDFQIEIERIDYLREVLVNAPLGDTPLICGNMLNPRALACAKEAYVFMRGGSCSGCLAPHLSVEFSAPFVGNAGVALASLFSHTLILCGLDCGYIEGQTKHAKGSYYGDESPQIPTDSLEVRANFGDTKVFSDGLFLLSAEQMGQLFKHRQNQVYNLSSGAFIENTMPLQAQDLKLTGGKKDRAIRRIKSAFKPLKISPQKEGLNAFKRALTELLNTPIVTKKELYALVDQINALSVTTTQENPFVGILFEGSLAHLCLHLLVACLPLKQADLPVFCAKAKGIILDTLESMHTAYEENLGC from the coding sequence ATGGAGGGGTTGATCGCAGAGGAACGGATGGGGGCGTGTTTTGCAAAAAACCTAGAGTTTTTTAAAGCCCGTCTGCCTAAGTTACACGCTAAACTCCTTGCCCCCCCCACGCTTTATAACTTACTCAGCGACACGGGTGGGGTCAATGTCATCAATCTTAGCGATGGCTCTTTGCTCTTTGCTTGTGTTGAGGGGCAACACCAAATGTTTAACGCTGCCAAAGAGTGGGCGAAGTCCCCACTGACTAACCCTAAATGGCACTTAGATGATAACCAAATCACCCCCCTAAGCCCCCTTGAGTCCTTGCCCCTCACTAATGAAGGTTGCCAAGCTCTGTTAGCCTTAAGCTCCACTTCTAACACTTACCGTTTGGGCTTAAACTTCTACCCCCCCACGCTTTTTTATGGTTTAGCTGGGGGGCTGTGCTTGGCATTGCTTTTAGAGCAGGGGGCGTTTTTCCACGCTCTGTATCTGTACGAAGAACACCCCGACTTGTGGCGCATCAGCTGTTATTTTGTGGATTATGCCCGGTTGTTTAAAGCCACCCCTCCGAGTGCGTGTGTGCTAAGCTTAGGCGCAATACCCTCCACTTTATGGCAACATGTCTTTTTAGCTAAGAAAATCACCCATAGTTTCTTGCATTTAGAATTTGACCCCTATAAAAACGACAGCACCAAAGCCCAAGCCCAAAATTTCCGCAGAGTTAAAAGAAGGGCACTTAGAGGCTGGGGGAGTTTTGAAGACGAAATGCTAGGCTTAGCCAACACTTTAGAAAATCTCAAAACAAACCCTCCCATTTTTCAGCCCAAATACCTAAAAGCCATAGACTTACCCATTTGCGTGGTCGGCAATGGCCCTAGTTTAGATGGTTTGCTCCCCTTTTTAAAAGAAAACGCCGATAAAATGGTCGTCTTTAGTTGTGGTACGGCTTTAGGGGTGCTGAAAAAGGCTGGGGTGGCTGTGGATTTTCAAATTGAGATTGAGCGCATCGACTACTTAAGGGAAGTTTTGGTCAATGCACCGCTGGGCGACACGCCTCTAATCTGTGGCAATATGCTAAACCCTAGGGCTTTAGCTTGCGCCAAAGAAGCCTATGTGTTTATGCGTGGAGGCAGTTGTAGCGGATGCCTTGCCCCCCATTTAAGCGTGGAGTTTAGCGCGCCCTTTGTCGGCAATGCCGGGGTCGCTTTGGCAAGCCTATTTAGCCACACTTTGATCTTATGTGGGCTGGATTGTGGCTACATTGAGGGGCAGACAAAGCACGCTAAGGGCTCTTACTATGGCGACGAAAGTCCACAAATCCCCACGGACAGCCTAGAAGTGCGCGCGAATTTTGGCGACACAAAGGTCTTTAGCGATGGCTTGTTTTTGCTCTCAGCAGAGCAAATGGGGCAGTTGTTTAAACACCGACAAAACCAAGTCTATAACCTCTCTAGCGGGGCGTTTATAGAGAACACCATGCCCTTACAAGCGCAAGATTTAAAACTGACAGGGGGCAAGAAGGACAGGGCGATTAGGCGCATCAAGAGTGCCTTCAAGCCCCTTAAAATCAGCCCACAAAAGGAGGGTTTAAACGCCTTTAAAAGGGCGTTAACAGAGCTTTTAAACACACCCATTGTTACCAAAAAAGAGCTTTACGCCTTAGTGGATCAAATCAACGCTTTGAGTGTAACAACTACACAAGAAAACCCCTTTGTGGGGATTTTGTTTGAAGGCTCGCTCGCCCATCTGTGCTTGCACCTGCTCGTCGCGTGCTTGCCTTTAAAGCAAGCCGACTTGCCTGTCTTTTGCGCCAAAGCCAAAGGGATCATTTTAGACACTTTGGAGTCCATGCACACCGCTTATGAAGAGAATTTGGGGTGTTAA
- the rsmH gene encoding 16S rRNA (cytosine(1402)-N(4))-methyltransferase RsmH has protein sequence MHQSVLLEEVVALFQPLSQKPQPVLIDCTLGLGGHSLALLQAYPNLHIVGIDRDKSAQALALDKLAPYVKRFTHKQGNFAQVLPTLPPPDGILADLGVSSLQLDNPHRGFGFHSLCLDMRMDLEQNLDAFKVVNGYSLYELERVLQAGEVRECKKIASLIVQQRHKQPFSSAQDLANFLAKHTHRGKLHPATLIFQAIRMEVNGEMQNLQAFLEYAKTLSDTLVCVISFHSLEDRQVKHAFKECATSSALGKTYGELLTKKPITPSQQEVRQNPRARSAKMRAFHFKAL, from the coding sequence ATGCACCAAAGCGTTTTATTAGAAGAGGTTGTCGCTCTTTTTCAGCCTTTAAGTCAAAAGCCCCAACCTGTTTTAATCGATTGCACTTTGGGTTTGGGCGGACACAGCCTGGCCCTGTTGCAAGCCTACCCCAACTTACACATTGTGGGCATTGATAGGGACAAGAGTGCCCAGGCCCTAGCCCTTGACAAACTCGCCCCCTATGTCAAGCGTTTCACCCATAAGCAGGGCAACTTCGCCCAAGTTTTACCCACCTTGCCCCCCCCCGATGGGATTTTGGCGGATTTGGGGGTGAGCTCTTTACAACTTGACAACCCCCATCGGGGCTTTGGGTTTCACTCGCTGTGTTTAGACATGCGTATGGACTTAGAGCAAAATTTGGATGCTTTTAAGGTGGTGAATGGCTATAGCTTGTATGAGCTCGAGCGGGTGTTGCAGGCGGGCGAAGTGCGTGAGTGTAAAAAGATCGCTTCTCTCATCGTGCAGCAACGCCACAAACAGCCCTTTAGTAGTGCCCAAGATTTGGCAAATTTTTTAGCCAAACACACCCATAGGGGCAAGTTACACCCCGCCACTCTAATTTTTCAGGCGATTCGCATGGAAGTGAATGGCGAAATGCAAAACCTGCAAGCCTTTTTAGAGTATGCGAAAACCCTGTCAGACACGCTTGTTTGTGTCATCTCATTCCACTCTTTAGAAGACAGGCAAGTCAAGCACGCTTTTAAAGAATGCGCCACAAGCAGCGCGCTTGGCAAAACTTACGGGGAGTTGCTGACTAAAAAGCCCATCACCCCCAGCCAGCAAGAAGTGCGCCAAAACCCCCGTGCAAGGAGCGCAAAAATGCGGGCTTTCCACTTCAAGGCTTTGTGA
- a CDS encoding winged helix-turn-helix transcriptional regulator → MQDLNLPKDQNIYQTECPILRAMQILGQKWKLPILWYIADAPNQTLRYNELQRKVVGITATMLTKCLRELEADKIIIRKHTPTIPPTVEYSLHENGKTLLPALNALYQWAVTLEQEPPLS, encoded by the coding sequence ATGCAAGATTTAAATTTACCAAAAGACCAAAACATCTACCAGACAGAGTGTCCCATTTTGCGTGCCATGCAAATTCTAGGGCAAAAATGGAAGCTACCCATTTTGTGGTACATCGCCGATGCCCCCAACCAAACACTCCGTTACAATGAATTGCAAAGAAAGGTCGTGGGCATCACGGCAACGATGTTGACAAAGTGTTTGCGTGAGCTAGAAGCCGATAAGATCATCATTAGAAAACACACCCCCACAATCCCCCCAACAGTGGAGTACTCGCTGCATGAAAATGGCAAAACCTTACTCCCTGCGCTCAACGCGCTGTATCAGTGGGCAGTAACGCTCGAACAAGAACCGCCACTTTCATAA
- a CDS encoding zinc-binding dehydrogenase — MRGRAGVVRAVGADVVGIQVGDVVSVIPSFLLTQYGTYAEVANLPAHSVVKHPKNLSFEEAAASWMAFVTVYGAFVELYQVKAGDFVVLGAATSSVGLAAIQFAKMLGASTITLTRSHTKGDILVEKGADFVLATQEDDLSARLKEITNGRGVNLVFDPVGGPVANTLVKAMADDAYYNLYGALKPDDSPSL; from the coding sequence ATGAGGGGGCGGGCGGGCGTGGTGCGTGCCGTAGGTGCAGATGTTGTAGGCATTCAAGTGGGCGATGTGGTGAGTGTGATCCCCAGCTTTTTGCTCACCCAGTATGGCACTTACGCTGAGGTGGCAAATTTGCCCGCCCACTCAGTTGTCAAACACCCCAAAAATCTTTCTTTTGAAGAGGCGGCGGCAAGCTGGATGGCGTTTGTTACGGTCTATGGTGCGTTCGTTGAGTTGTACCAAGTCAAGGCGGGGGATTTTGTGGTCTTAGGAGCTGCCACGAGCAGTGTGGGCTTGGCGGCGATCCAATTTGCCAAAATGCTCGGGGCAAGCACCATCACCCTCACACGCTCACACACCAAAGGGGATATTTTAGTGGAGAAAGGCGCGGATTTTGTGCTCGCCACACAAGAAGATGATCTAAGCGCCCGTTTAAAGGAGATCACAAACGGACGGGGTGTCAATCTTGTATTTGACCCTGTGGGTGGTCCAGTGGCAAACACCCTTGTTAAAGCGATGGCTGATGATGCCTATTACAATCTTTACGGCGCGCTCAAGCCAGACGACAGCCCGTCCCTGTAG
- a CDS encoding zinc-binding dehydrogenase, producing MRGYQLFELTTNPTRLERAKSYVYEALASRKLRPEIDCIFDFKDIAKAHDYMEQGTQIGKVLVRI from the coding sequence TTGCGGGGATATCAGTTGTTTGAGCTCACCACAAACCCCACGAGATTAGAGAGGGCAAAATCTTATGTTTATGAAGCCCTAGCCAGCCGTAAATTGCGCCCCGAGATTGATTGCATTTTTGATTTTAAAGACATTGCCAAAGCCCACGACTACATGGAGCAGGGCACACAAATTGGCAAGGTGCTGGTTAGGATTTAA
- a CDS encoding phospholipase D family protein, whose amino-acid sequence MQRFFCICLLLCPLFFSGCLATIAKKRPDHIHILESYQPLSTPLGRVYAPTLAKDLKRSLGFILQDGDKALLQRIALIRLATHNIDIQTYLYKNDISARVMMFELYKAANRGVKVRLLIDDNGLDSDMSDIIMLNTHPNIDVKIFNPYRVRNKGLRYLEMMASYDRIKKRMHNKLFIVDNVALVIGGRNIADVYFDNDLDENFLDTDALFLGAVSLKAKQSFLEYWNFKGAIPANLLPSHRKLKRYAKTYEKSLSKLLLNDQSTYDKEVQAFIQKFLNRQNKAYLGHAVFIADRPEKIYALNPKSPINHALQEILKRTTNSLYIASSYLIPGPALLKTFIQKMDEGLELSILTNSLASTDAIVVYGAWERYAKKLVKAGANVYETKSDLSRYIKYTRKGVRFKIKGRFKNSLHSKTLIFDSQKTWIGSFNLDARSAQINTESVVVFDNPAFALYLQHRMQEQMHDSWHLILEKHALHSKLIWEGVEDGQVVRYNKPPDTSPFLRFIKNWSKILPESEL is encoded by the coding sequence TTGCAACGCTTTTTTTGCATTTGTTTGCTTTTATGCCCGCTGTTTTTCAGCGGTTGCCTTGCCACCATCGCCAAGAAACGCCCCGATCACATCCACATTTTAGAAAGCTACCAACCCCTAAGCACCCCGCTAGGGCGGGTTTATGCCCCCACACTCGCAAAAGACCTCAAGCGGAGTTTGGGCTTTATTTTACAAGATGGGGATAAAGCTTTGTTGCAACGAATCGCCTTAATCCGTCTAGCCACGCACAACATAGACATCCAAACCTACCTATACAAAAACGACATCTCTGCACGGGTGATGATGTTTGAGCTTTACAAGGCGGCCAATCGGGGGGTGAAGGTGCGCCTTTTGATCGACGACAATGGGCTAGACTCGGACATGTCCGACATCATCATGCTAAACACCCACCCCAACATTGATGTCAAAATTTTTAATCCCTATCGAGTCCGCAACAAGGGCTTGCGCTACCTAGAGATGATGGCTAGTTATGATCGCATTAAAAAGCGCATGCACAATAAATTGTTCATTGTAGATAATGTGGCTTTAGTGATTGGGGGGCGCAACATCGCGGATGTCTATTTTGACAACGATTTAGACGAGAACTTTTTGGACACAGATGCGCTGTTTTTAGGGGCGGTGAGCTTGAAAGCCAAACAAAGTTTTTTAGAGTATTGGAACTTCAAGGGCGCGATCCCCGCTAATTTACTGCCCAGCCATAGAAAACTAAAAAGATACGCCAAAACCTATGAAAAAAGCCTGTCAAAACTCTTGCTAAACGACCAAAGCACCTACGATAAAGAAGTACAAGCCTTTATCCAAAAATTCTTAAACAGACAAAACAAGGCTTACTTAGGACACGCCGTTTTCATCGCCGATCGCCCCGAAAAAATCTACGCCCTAAACCCCAAATCCCCTATCAACCACGCCCTACAAGAGATTTTAAAGCGCACCACAAACTCGCTCTACATTGCTTCATCTTATTTGATCCCCGGTCCTGCCCTGCTAAAAACTTTTATCCAAAAAATGGACGAAGGGCTAGAGCTCAGCATTTTGACAAATTCGCTCGCCTCCACCGATGCGATTGTGGTGTATGGAGCGTGGGAGCGCTACGCTAAAAAATTAGTCAAGGCGGGGGCGAATGTCTATGAAACCAAAAGCGACTTGTCCCGCTACATCAAATACACCCGCAAGGGGGTACGCTTTAAAATCAAGGGGCGGTTTAAAAACTCATTGCATAGCAAAACCTTGATTTTTGACAGCCAAAAAACTTGGATCGGCAGCTTTAATTTAGATGCCCGTTCGGCGCAAATCAACACCGAGTCTGTGGTGGTCTTTGACAACCCCGCCTTTGCACTCTACTTGCAACACCGTATGCAAGAGCAAATGCACGATAGCTGGCATTTGATCTTAGAAAAACACGCCTTGCATTCTAAATTGATATGGGAGGGGGTGGAGGATGGACAGGTGGTACGCTATAACAAGCCCCCGGACACTTCACCTTTTTTGCGTTTCATTAAGAATTGGTCTAAGATTCTGCCCGAGAGTGAACTTTAA
- a CDS encoding MFS transporter, with protein sequence MAQSKKIRSVIAAASGNLVEWFDFYIYAFSATYFAHSFSESNNPIIQQIQVFGIFAVGFFMRPLGSWIFGSLADKVGRKKSMIMSVVLMSIGSFMIAALPTKETVGDMAILFLLLARMVQGLSVGGEYGIVATYLSELSSKGNRGFYSSFQYSTLIGGQFLAVASIGILMMFFSLEQVSAFAWRILFVLGGLLALGSLVARRLMDESSSELEEHQDRGTLKALLPHFKTCFIVFVISAGGSLAFYTITTYAKTYLENAGMAKVVVNDVFVFALLILMLIQPLFGYIGDKISHRRAVITFTILAFFGIAPLFRVMSMHAHNTTIAFLAVLALFLILSFYTSVSGIFKAALFPEHVRALGTGFSFALGNAIFGGSTPYVALQFKHANLENGFFVYVAVMMACMFVAAMCLPKKPVLD encoded by the coding sequence ATGGCACAGAGCAAAAAAATCCGCTCCGTCATTGCGGCGGCAAGTGGCAATCTAGTAGAATGGTTTGACTTTTATATCTACGCCTTCAGCGCAACCTACTTCGCCCACTCTTTCAGCGAGTCAAACAACCCCATCATCCAACAAATCCAAGTCTTTGGGATTTTTGCAGTCGGCTTTTTCATGCGCCCTTTGGGTTCGTGGATTTTTGGCTCTCTGGCCGATAAAGTTGGGCGTAAAAAGTCCATGATCATGTCCGTGGTCTTGATGTCCATCGGCTCTTTTATGATCGCCGCACTGCCGACTAAAGAAACCGTGGGAGATATGGCAATTTTGTTTTTATTGCTTGCGCGCATGGTGCAGGGGCTTAGTGTGGGCGGGGAGTATGGCATCGTGGCGACCTATTTATCCGAGCTTAGCTCTAAAGGCAATCGGGGCTTTTACAGCTCTTTTCAATACAGTACCCTGATTGGGGGGCAGTTTTTGGCGGTGGCGAGTATTGGCATCTTGATGATGTTTTTTAGCCTAGAGCAGGTGAGTGCCTTTGCATGGCGGATTTTATTTGTGCTAGGGGGGCTTTTGGCTCTAGGCTCTTTGGTGGCACGGCGTTTAATGGATGAGAGTTCTAGCGAGTTAGAAGAGCATCAAGATCGGGGGACTTTAAAGGCACTCTTGCCCCACTTTAAAACTTGTTTCATTGTGTTTGTCATCAGTGCGGGCGGATCGCTTGCCTTTTATACGATCACTACCTACGCCAAAACCTACCTAGAAAATGCGGGCATGGCAAAAGTGGTGGTTAATGATGTTTTTGTCTTTGCGCTTTTAATCCTCATGCTCATCCAGCCCCTCTTTGGCTATATCGGGGATAAAATCAGCCATAGGCGGGCGGTCATCACCTTTACAATCCTTGCCTTCTTTGGCATTGCTCCGCTCTTTAGGGTCATGTCCATGCATGCCCACAACACCACCATTGCTTTCTTAGCCGTGCTCGCCCTCTTTTTGATCCTTAGTTTTTACACTTCGGTTTCGGGGATTTTTAAGGCCGCGCTCTTCCCCGAGCATGTGCGTGCGCTTGGTACGGGTTTTAGCTTTGCACTGGGCAATGCAATTTTTGGCGGATCTACCCCCTATGTGGCGTTGCAATTCAAGCACGCCAACCTTGAAAACGGCTTCTTTGTCTATGTTGCCGTGATGATGGCGTGTATGTTCGTTGCCGCCATGTGCTTGCCTAAAAAACCTGTGTTGGATTGA
- the lpxD gene encoding UDP-3-O-(3-hydroxymyristoyl)glucosamine N-acyltransferase, which produces MTFNALKETYSIDAALPPNFKDFEIVGVAPLELATPNHLSYVDQKSYLKKLKDTKAGGVFIRAEYASKVPTHSQAIITPNPHLAFAKISQAFKVDMFKTPSTKTPPNLGANVTLMPHVVVGEGVEIGDNSIIMANVVLGDGVKIGKNCKIYPNVTIYQNTQIGNEVIIHANSVIGSDGFGYAHTELGAHIKIEHTGIVQIDDFVEIGANTTIDRAVFGITHIKQGVKIDNLVQVGHNCVLGEHSIIVSQVGLSGSTTMGRNVVLGGQVGTGGHMHIGEFTQIGGKGAVGKDLPPHTNYAGAIPAMEIHEWHHFLATLRRFAKKQKPSLIDKAKGLWKR; this is translated from the coding sequence ATGACCTTTAATGCCTTGAAGGAAACCTACTCAATAGATGCCGCGTTGCCGCCTAATTTTAAGGATTTTGAGATTGTCGGGGTCGCCCCCTTAGAGCTAGCCACGCCTAACCACTTGAGTTATGTGGATCAAAAGTCCTATTTAAAGAAACTCAAAGACACCAAAGCAGGGGGCGTGTTTATCCGTGCCGAATATGCCAGCAAGGTCCCCACCCATAGCCAAGCCATCATCACGCCAAACCCCCATTTAGCCTTTGCCAAAATCTCGCAGGCCTTTAAGGTGGATATGTTCAAAACCCCCAGCACCAAGACCCCCCCAAATTTGGGCGCAAATGTAACCCTAATGCCCCATGTCGTGGTGGGTGAGGGGGTGGAGATTGGGGACAACAGCATCATCATGGCCAATGTAGTGCTAGGCGATGGGGTGAAAATTGGCAAGAATTGCAAAATTTACCCCAATGTTACCATTTATCAAAACACGCAAATTGGCAATGAGGTGATCATCCACGCCAATAGCGTGATCGGCAGCGATGGCTTTGGTTATGCGCACACCGAGCTGGGGGCACACATCAAAATCGAGCACACGGGCATCGTGCAGATCGATGACTTTGTGGAGATCGGGGCAAACACCACGATCGATCGGGCGGTCTTTGGCATCACCCACATCAAACAGGGCGTGAAAATCGATAACCTCGTGCAAGTGGGGCATAACTGTGTGCTGGGTGAGCATTCGATCATTGTGTCGCAAGTGGGGCTGTCTGGCTCTACGACCATGGGGCGCAATGTGGTTTTGGGCGGACAGGTGGGTACAGGGGGGCATATGCACATTGGGGAATTTACCCAAATCGGGGGCAAAGGGGCGGTGGGTAAGGACTTGCCCCCGCACACCAACTATGCAGGGGCGATCCCGGCAATGGAAATCCACGAGTGGCACCACTTCTTAGCCACGCTTAGGCGTTTTGCCAAAAAGCAAAAACCGAGTTTGATCGACAAAGCTAAGGGTTTGTGGAAACGCTAA
- a CDS encoding triose-phosphate isomerase, with product MKFVLANFKSYALHLLPYLEHLQKNLSQELVPYLTLFVPLLELGVCKSAGVALGAQNAYPAKQGAFTGEITLHALQELGISSILIGHSERRLLLGEEPKFCLEKFNFFKEHGFQIVFCIGESLATRNLGQNAVLDYLLGQLEGLDLSYPKLILAYEPIWAIGTGVSAQMDEIASTIGGLKQALKSRVKIVYGGSVQVSNADSILSLQEVDGVLVGKACLEPRALLDIINISHTKEFS from the coding sequence GTGAAATTCGTGTTGGCTAATTTTAAATCCTACGCGCTTCATCTATTGCCCTATTTGGAGCATTTGCAAAAAAATCTGTCCCAAGAATTAGTCCCCTACCTCACTCTTTTTGTCCCCTTGCTTGAGCTTGGGGTGTGTAAATCCGCTGGTGTGGCTTTGGGCGCGCAAAATGCCTACCCTGCCAAGCAAGGGGCTTTCACAGGAGAGATCACCTTGCACGCCCTGCAAGAGCTAGGGATTAGCTCCATTCTCATCGGGCATAGTGAAAGGCGTTTGTTGCTGGGCGAAGAGCCTAAGTTTTGCCTAGAGAAGTTTAACTTCTTTAAAGAGCATGGCTTTCAAATTGTCTTTTGTATCGGCGAGTCTTTAGCCACGCGTAATTTGGGGCAAAATGCCGTGTTAGATTACTTGCTCGGGCAACTTGAAGGGCTGGATTTAAGCTACCCTAAGCTCATTTTAGCCTACGAGCCGATTTGGGCAATCGGCACGGGAGTGAGCGCACAAATGGATGAGATCGCCAGCACCATCGGGGGGCTAAAGCAAGCCCTGAAATCCCGTGTAAAAATCGTCTATGGGGGGAGTGTGCAAGTGAGTAACGCCGATTCCATTTTAAGCCTACAAGAAGTCGATGGCGTGTTGGTGGGCAAAGCGTGCCTAGAACCACGAGCCTTATTAGACATCATCAACATCAGCCACACAAAGGAGTTTTCATGA
- a CDS encoding fumarate reductase cytochrome b subunit: MQNEEIIEGYYGVGAERKKSGMYAKLDFLQSATGLILALFMIAHMFFVSSILISDKAMYAVTKFFEGSLFIKAGEPAIVSAVAAAVIIILVAHAFLALRKFPINYRQYKIFQTHKHLMKHGDTSLWMVQVGTGFAMFFLASIHLFVMLTAPHSIGPHASSYRFVSQHFWLLYIFLLIAVELHGSIGLYRLAIKWGWFKDMGIDQLRKIKWGMSVFFIVLGLLTYGSYVKHGIMQKAQISSMQQAVNADEQLH; the protein is encoded by the coding sequence ATGCAAAATGAGGAAATCATTGAGGGCTATTATGGCGTGGGAGCGGAGCGCAAAAAGAGCGGGATGTACGCTAAGCTGGACTTTTTACAGAGCGCAACAGGGCTTATTTTAGCCTTATTTATGATCGCGCACATGTTTTTTGTCAGTAGCATTTTGATCAGCGACAAGGCGATGTATGCTGTAACAAAATTCTTTGAGGGCAGTTTGTTCATCAAAGCGGGCGAGCCAGCGATTGTGAGCGCGGTGGCGGCAGCGGTCATCATCATTTTGGTCGCCCACGCCTTTTTAGCCCTGCGCAAATTCCCCATCAATTACAGGCAGTATAAAATCTTCCAAACCCATAAACACTTGATGAAACATGGCGACACCAGCCTATGGATGGTGCAAGTGGGTACAGGTTTTGCGATGTTCTTTTTAGCCAGCATCCACTTGTTTGTGATGCTCACTGCTCCGCACAGCATAGGGCCACACGCTTCGTCCTACCGCTTTGTGAGCCAGCATTTTTGGTTGCTCTATATTTTCTTGTTGATCGCGGTGGAGTTGCACGGCTCGATCGGGCTTTACCGCCTCGCCATTAAATGGGGGTGGTTTAAAGACATGGGGATCGATCAACTACGCAAAATCAAATGGGGCATGAGCGTGTTTTTCATTGTGTTGGGTCTGCTCACCTATGGCTCTTATGTCAAACACGGGATCATGCAAAAAGCGCAGATTTCTAGCATGCAGCAAGCCGTGAACGCGGACGAACAACTCCACTAA